The Drosophila mauritiana strain mau12 chromosome 2R, ASM438214v1, whole genome shotgun sequence genome has a segment encoding these proteins:
- the LOC117137793 gene encoding uncharacterized protein LOC117137793 isoform X1 — protein sequence MSLSVASRRRLQTTNAASSVVNPSSSTSGGRYHLPLSVRKQHSFIEPTSRFSTQQRGYLSRGLSVGRSIENIRQKLYPVGRQASLAVEETTPRTAPRITASQVQGLRLRDRSLVAWSSTSSLLKDQEPERAAQVEQPEDKISAKADKNRINLNIVLSQTIRATNEREQEPEPEVDADLEAERASDIEGSHPVENPDIQLSISPALTVQRRPPLVRAMSAPVRGLDESSKGVIAASKRSQQKLRRRKIFTRTPSSSVPLDVIGDNSTSTVAGNASKKALNRARSVVAPDVITLVSLLSSEGSDSEREDNSSVAVSSPATGGSEKQTSGASQRRAPLLRKTGKSVSFQDSYPPTFQLASKEYSHMIRRGSIAPLAARIRANRPPTAPPVSIFLTDVQAKMDQQPKKEGGADPPVATLSPDEAKKENNNNAANCEDQQPQPDHNYPAYVRSLKERECWKLHQKMGAKGVSVSYETVLRGMLTPTEFRHFQKQREQEEARVLEEAEAAEAAAAAAILESGEKEGRKPPVTAIERLSEALLQSK from the exons ATGTCGCTGTCTGTGGCCAGCCGTCGTCGCCTCCAGACGACAAACGCTGCATCGTCCGTGGTGAACCCATCCTCATCCACTTCCGGCGGGCGCTATCACCTGCCGCTGTCCGTGCGAAAGCAGCACTCCTTTATCGAGCCAACGTCCAGATTCTCGACGCAGCAAAGGGGCTACCTCTCCAGAGGTCTCTCCGTGGGCCGATCCATCGAGAACATCCGCCAGAAGCTCTATCCCGTGGGCAGGCAGGCGTCTCTGGCCGTCGAGGAGACCACGCCGCGTACTGCACCACGCATCACAGCGTCACAGGTGCAGGGCTTACGGCTGCGGGATAGAAGTCTGGTGGCCTGGTCTTCCACTTCGTCATTGCTAAAGGACCAGGAACCGGAAAGGGCTGCACAGGTGGAACAGCCCGAGGACAAGAT CAGCGCCAAGGCGGACAAGAATCGCATTAATCTGAACATAGTGCTGTCGCAGACCATAAGGGCCACCAACGAGAGAGAGCAGGAACCGGAACCGGAAGTGGACGCGGACCTGGAAGCGGAGCGAGCCAGCGACATCGAGGGCAGCCATCCGGTGGAGAACCCGGACATCCAATTGAGCATCTCGCCGGCTCTGACTGTGCAGAGGCGTCCGCCTTTGGTGCGTGCTATGTCCGCTCCGGTCCGCGGACTGGACGAGAGCAGCAAGGGCGTCATAGCCGCCAGCAAGCGCAGCCAGCAGAAGTTGCGCCGACGCAAGATCTTCACGAGAACGCCCTCGTCCTCCGTACCGCTCGATGTCATCGGGGACAACTCTACGTCCACCGTCGCCGGAAATGCCTCCAAGAAGGCTTTGAATCGGGCGCGCAGCGTTGTTGCCCCCGATGTGATTACCCTGGTGTCCCTGTTGAGTTCCGAGGGCAGCGACTCCGAGCGGGAGGATAACAGTTCAGTGGCGGTATCGTCGCCGGCAACTGGCGGATCGGAAAAACAAACATCGGGCGCCTCGCAGCGAAGGGCGCCTTTGTTGAGGAAGACGGGCAAATCGG TCTCGTTTCAAGACAGCTATCCGCCCACCTTCCAACTGGCCTCCAAGGAGTACTCGCACATGATACGCCGAGGATCGATAGCACCTCTGGCAGCCCGAATCCGAGCCAATCGACCGCCCACGGCGCCGCCAGTTTCCATTTTTCTGACCGACGTCCAGGCCAAAATGGACCAGCAGCCGAAGAAGGAGGGTGGAGCTGACCCACCCGTTGCCACCTTGTCGCCGGACGAGGCCAAGAAggagaacaacaacaatgcggCCAACTGCGAGGACCAACAGCCGCAGCCGGATCACAACTATCCAGCGTATGTGCGCAGCCTGAAGGAACGCGAGTGCTGGAAGTTGCACCAGAAGATGGGCGCCAAGGGCGTCAGTGTGAGCTATGAAACGGTGTTGAGGGGTATGCTCACGCCCACGGAGTTCCGGCACTTCCAAAAGCAGCGGGAGCAGGAGGAGGCCCGGGTTCTCGAGGAGGCGGAGGCCGCCGAAGCGGCTGCTGCAGCCGCAATCCTCGAGAGCGGCGAAAAGGAGGGTCGCAAGCCACCAGTCACGGCCATCGAACGCCTCTCGGAAGCTCTGCTCCAGAGCAAGTAG
- the LOC117137793 gene encoding uncharacterized protein LOC117137793 isoform X2, translating to MSLSVASRRRLQTTNAASSVVNPSSSTSGGRYHLPLSVRKQHSFIEPTSRFSTQQRGYLSRGLSVGRSIENIRQKLYPVGRQASLAVEETTPRTAPRITASQVQGLRLRDRSLVAWSSTSSLLKDQEPERAAQVEQPEDKISAKADKNRINLNIVLSQTIRATNEREQEPEPEVDADLEAERASDIEGSHPVENPDIQLSISPALTVQRRPPLVRAMSAPVRGLDESSKGVIAASKRSQQKLRRRKIFTRTPSSSVPLDVIGDNSTSTVAGNASKKALNRARSVVAPDVITLVSLLSSEGSDSEREDNSSVAVSSPATGGSEKQTSGASQRRAPLLRKTGKSDSYPPTFQLASKEYSHMIRRGSIAPLAARIRANRPPTAPPVSIFLTDVQAKMDQQPKKEGGADPPVATLSPDEAKKENNNNAANCEDQQPQPDHNYPAYVRSLKERECWKLHQKMGAKGVSVSYETVLRGMLTPTEFRHFQKQREQEEARVLEEAEAAEAAAAAAILESGEKEGRKPPVTAIERLSEALLQSK from the exons ATGTCGCTGTCTGTGGCCAGCCGTCGTCGCCTCCAGACGACAAACGCTGCATCGTCCGTGGTGAACCCATCCTCATCCACTTCCGGCGGGCGCTATCACCTGCCGCTGTCCGTGCGAAAGCAGCACTCCTTTATCGAGCCAACGTCCAGATTCTCGACGCAGCAAAGGGGCTACCTCTCCAGAGGTCTCTCCGTGGGCCGATCCATCGAGAACATCCGCCAGAAGCTCTATCCCGTGGGCAGGCAGGCGTCTCTGGCCGTCGAGGAGACCACGCCGCGTACTGCACCACGCATCACAGCGTCACAGGTGCAGGGCTTACGGCTGCGGGATAGAAGTCTGGTGGCCTGGTCTTCCACTTCGTCATTGCTAAAGGACCAGGAACCGGAAAGGGCTGCACAGGTGGAACAGCCCGAGGACAAGAT CAGCGCCAAGGCGGACAAGAATCGCATTAATCTGAACATAGTGCTGTCGCAGACCATAAGGGCCACCAACGAGAGAGAGCAGGAACCGGAACCGGAAGTGGACGCGGACCTGGAAGCGGAGCGAGCCAGCGACATCGAGGGCAGCCATCCGGTGGAGAACCCGGACATCCAATTGAGCATCTCGCCGGCTCTGACTGTGCAGAGGCGTCCGCCTTTGGTGCGTGCTATGTCCGCTCCGGTCCGCGGACTGGACGAGAGCAGCAAGGGCGTCATAGCCGCCAGCAAGCGCAGCCAGCAGAAGTTGCGCCGACGCAAGATCTTCACGAGAACGCCCTCGTCCTCCGTACCGCTCGATGTCATCGGGGACAACTCTACGTCCACCGTCGCCGGAAATGCCTCCAAGAAGGCTTTGAATCGGGCGCGCAGCGTTGTTGCCCCCGATGTGATTACCCTGGTGTCCCTGTTGAGTTCCGAGGGCAGCGACTCCGAGCGGGAGGATAACAGTTCAGTGGCGGTATCGTCGCCGGCAACTGGCGGATCGGAAAAACAAACATCGGGCGCCTCGCAGCGAAGGGCGCCTTTGTTGAGGAAGACGGGCAAATCGG ACAGCTATCCGCCCACCTTCCAACTGGCCTCCAAGGAGTACTCGCACATGATACGCCGAGGATCGATAGCACCTCTGGCAGCCCGAATCCGAGCCAATCGACCGCCCACGGCGCCGCCAGTTTCCATTTTTCTGACCGACGTCCAGGCCAAAATGGACCAGCAGCCGAAGAAGGAGGGTGGAGCTGACCCACCCGTTGCCACCTTGTCGCCGGACGAGGCCAAGAAggagaacaacaacaatgcggCCAACTGCGAGGACCAACAGCCGCAGCCGGATCACAACTATCCAGCGTATGTGCGCAGCCTGAAGGAACGCGAGTGCTGGAAGTTGCACCAGAAGATGGGCGCCAAGGGCGTCAGTGTGAGCTATGAAACGGTGTTGAGGGGTATGCTCACGCCCACGGAGTTCCGGCACTTCCAAAAGCAGCGGGAGCAGGAGGAGGCCCGGGTTCTCGAGGAGGCGGAGGCCGCCGAAGCGGCTGCTGCAGCCGCAATCCTCGAGAGCGGCGAAAAGGAGGGTCGCAAGCCACCAGTCACGGCCATCGAACGCCTCTCGGAAGCTCTGCTCCAGAGCAAGTAG
- the LOC117136773 gene encoding CD63 antigen, giving the protein MRSCGPSLIKYVLFAFNVLFAISGLGILIAGAVVLADVNEFNHFVEGRVLAPPIVLIVTGLIIFLIASLGCFGAIKESPTLLITFAVLLAVIFIVELAVGIAASVFKKDLEGMVKNSLQESIKRSNSEDTMAWDNIQQKLMCCGVDSPADWRTLSANKTLPGSCCQPQFIDTTVGHCLDSPALGKDKFFQDGCVGKLKDRIEKNAIILIGVGIGIAFIQILGIVLACFLANSIRQERAK; this is encoded by the exons ATGCGTTCTTGCGGTCCgagtttaattaaatatgtCTTATTCGCATTTAATGTGCTGTTTGCG ATCTCCGGCCTGGGAATTCTTATAGCTGGCGCCGTTGTCCTGGCCGATGTGAATGAATTCAATCACTTTGTCGAGGGCCGAGTCCTTGCGCCGCCGATTGTCCTCATAGTCACGGGCCTGATCATATTCCTGATAGCTTCGCTGGGCTGTTTCGGAGCGATCAAGGAGTCACCAACGCTTCTAATTACG TTCGCTGTCCTTCTGGCCGTCATCTTCATTGTGGAGCTGGCCGTCGGTATTGCGGCCAGCGTTTTCAAGAAGGACTTGGAGGGAATGGTGAAGAACTCGCTGCAGGAGTCCATCAAGCGATCGAACAGCGAAGACACCATGGCCTGGGACAACATCCAGCAGAAGCTGATGTGCTGCGGAGTCGACTCTCCGGCGGATTGGAGGACACTCAGTGCGAACAAAACGCTGCCGGGCAGCTGTTGTCAGCCGCAGTTCATCGACACGACCGTGGGCCACTGCCTGGACTCACCGGCTCTCGGCAAGGATAAGTTCTTCCAGGACGGCTGTGTTGGCAAGCTCAAGGATCGGATCGAGAAGAACGCCATCATCCTGATCGGTGTGGGCATCGGCATTGCTTTTATCCAGATTTTGGGCATCGTTCTGGCCTGCTTTCTGGCCAACTCCATTCGACAGGAGAGGGCCAAGTAA
- the LOC117137120 gene encoding extracellular superoxide dismutase [Cu-Zn] isoform X1 produces MMQYLVVSLALCATICSAAQTRNMPIQAIAYLIGPVQSDNTQVKGNVTFTQNDCGQNVHVRVQLEGLKEGKHGFHIHEKGDLTNGCLSMGAHYNPDKVDHGGPDHEVRHVGDLGNVEANSTGIIDITYTDQVITLTGKLGIIGRGVVLHELEDDLGLGNHTDSKKTGNAGGRIACGVIGINSDVDEWPCRDGGAGALRYSFSILTVIVAFIMARSLD; encoded by the exons ATGATGCAATATCTTGTTGTTAGCCTGGCACTTTGCGCCACAATTTGCTCTGCTGCGCAGACG CGCAATATGCCCATTCAAGCCATTGCCTATCTGATCGGACCCGTGCAATCGGATAATACCCAGGTCAAGGGCAACGTGACCTTTACGCAGAACGACTGTGGCCAGAATGTCCATGTGCGCGTCCAGCTGGAGGGATTGAAGGAGGGCAAGCACGGCTTCCACATCCACGAGAAGGGAGATCTGACCAATGGATGCCTCAGCATGGGTGCTCACTATAACCCCGATAAG GTTGATCACGGTGGCCCCGACCACGAGGTGCGTCATGTTGGCGATCTGGGCAACGTGGAGGCCAACTCCACGGGCATTATCGACATCACATACACGGATCAGGTGATTACCCTAACTGGCAAGCTGGGCATCATTGGCAGGGGAGTTGTGCTCCACGAACTGGAGGATGATCTCGGTCTGGGCAACCATACGGATTCCAAGAAGACCGGCAATGCAGGCGGCCGCATTG CCTGTGGTGTTATTGGCATCAA CTCGGATGTGGACGAGTGGCCATGTCGCGATGGTGGCGCCGGCGCCCTGCGCTACTCCTTCTCCATCCTGACCGTCATCGTGGCCTTCATCATGGCCCGCAGCCTTGACTAA
- the LOC117137120 gene encoding extracellular superoxide dismutase [Cu-Zn] isoform X2: MMQYLVVSLALCATICSAAQTRNMPIQAIAYLIGPVQSDNTQVKGNVTFTQNDCGQNVHVRVQLEGLKEGKHGFHIHEKGDLTNGCLSMGAHYNPDKVDHGGPDHEVRHVGDLGNVEANSTGIIDITYTDQVITLTGKLGIIGRGVVLHELEDDLGLGNHTDSKKTGNAGGRIACGVIGINGPSVPAPAPAPSTPRHQPLYYVPHGEPQDHVVYPLQRYPSPYPYPYPYPQPYPYPYPLSHQLYL; the protein is encoded by the exons ATGATGCAATATCTTGTTGTTAGCCTGGCACTTTGCGCCACAATTTGCTCTGCTGCGCAGACG CGCAATATGCCCATTCAAGCCATTGCCTATCTGATCGGACCCGTGCAATCGGATAATACCCAGGTCAAGGGCAACGTGACCTTTACGCAGAACGACTGTGGCCAGAATGTCCATGTGCGCGTCCAGCTGGAGGGATTGAAGGAGGGCAAGCACGGCTTCCACATCCACGAGAAGGGAGATCTGACCAATGGATGCCTCAGCATGGGTGCTCACTATAACCCCGATAAG GTTGATCACGGTGGCCCCGACCACGAGGTGCGTCATGTTGGCGATCTGGGCAACGTGGAGGCCAACTCCACGGGCATTATCGACATCACATACACGGATCAGGTGATTACCCTAACTGGCAAGCTGGGCATCATTGGCAGGGGAGTTGTGCTCCACGAACTGGAGGATGATCTCGGTCTGGGCAACCATACGGATTCCAAGAAGACCGGCAATGCAGGCGGCCGCATTG CCTGTGGTGTTATTGGCATCAA TGGCCCATCTGTACCTGCACCTGCACCTGCTCCATCAACACCACGCCATCAGCCACTGTACTATGTGCCCCATGGGGAGCCACAAGATCATGTTGTCTATCCACTCCAGCGCTATCCCTcgccatacccatacccatatcCATATCCGCAGCCATACCCCTATCCGTATCCGTTGTCGCACCAATTGTATCTGTGA
- the LOC117136702 gene encoding uncharacterized protein LOC117136702, translating to MDTGSVVSEPISAHHRAFAKQKSASMTILNPKGCGSAVKYSLHSTAETNQETASTTTTSTHCSTTGRRRKGGSLGGTLSSRSTRSESKELRSALQDREAVIQNLRIQLCLGKLPRPTGPPLDESEKPAAEQKLNRLKTEAENKRIKIKNLKSALEKLDITDNIDIRIRQAELEYALGREELQMLSIVEEARALQARLEKSKPEAQTLYNIISSGVSLSLHAVHATSGRWAVQQRTDQPGFYVEWALEGDGLYKGDRILEINGRLVTGKSKEELQKQVGNSGKCQMVVLRKKSVPIPQKQLDQEKENNMRLQHRISYLEEQVRELQTVKEHHPSHQQQQQQQQNPQQTSSNQSQHVTSISISSPPSTPPEKPLIFQRGNYITTLVGGKPIELMGDDMASTQTPPGHVTKTLIKENTHIDLRDRLSHMYSMPSKSLSASKISINSDSAYMQHHRREKERHRDRQHRERPRDPLQQQQQLHREHLMSTHARSVEHLNHYNGLDRRRDTPRQSESSTLRARLPSDMRSVKSLDFDSENESKPATETRTTRPTPPKKPLRLSLQRAQSLQTVELHPCADIERKRPMKRVHHNNNNKGGGSPTGEGQTMLIENCSPMHTASLGRHKLI from the exons ATGGACACCGGAAGTGTGGTTAGTGAACCGATTTCCGCGCATCATCGCGCCTTCGCCAAACAGAAGTCCGCCTCCATG ACCATTCTCAATCCGAAGGGTTGTGGCAGTGCCGTCAAGTACAGTCTGCACTCGACTGCAGAGACGAACCAGGAGACTGCCAGTACCACGACCACCTCTACCCATTGTTCCACAACCGGAAGAAGGCGCAAGGGTGGCTCCCTGGGCGGTACTCTCTCCTCGCGATCGACGCGCAGCGAATCCAAGGAACTGCGATCGGCTCTTCAGGATCGGGAGGCTGTCATCCAGAATCTGCGTATCCAGCTATGTCTGGGCAAGCTGCCACGTCCCACGGGACCACCGCTAGATGAGTCCGAGAAGCCGGCGGCTGAGCAAAAACTAAACAGACTGAAGACGGAGGCGGAGAATAAGCGAATTAAGATCAAGAATCTGAAGAGCGCCCTAGAGAAGCTGGACATCACAGA CAACATAGACATCCGCATCCGTCAAGCCGAATTGGAATACGCACTCGGCAGAGAAGAACTCCAGATGCTCTCGATTGTGGAGGAGGCTCGCGCCTTGCAGGCACGTCTGGAAAAGTCGAAGCCCGAGGCCCAGACCCTCTACAACATCATCAGCTCTGGAGTCTCCCTGAGTCTGCACGCCGTGCATGCCACCTCTGGAAGATGGGCAGTTCAACAGAGGACAGACCAGCCTGGCTTCTACGTAGAATGGGCTTTAGAGGGCGATGGCTTGTACAAGGGCGATCGCATTTTGGAGATCAACGGGCGACTGGTCACCGGAAAATCCAAGGAAGAGCTGCAGAAGCAAGTAGGAAACTCTGGCAAGTGTCAGATGGTGGTACTCCGCAAGAAGTCCGTACCTATACCACAAAAGCAACTCGACCAGGAGAAGGAGAACAACATGAGGCTCCAGCATCGCATATCGTACCTGGAGGAGCAGGTGCGGGAACTACAGACAGTCAAGGAGCATCATCCAtcgcaccagcagcagcagcagcaacagcaaaatcCACAGCAGACATCCTCGAATCAATCTCAGCATGTGACCAGCATCAGCATATCATCACCTCCATCAACACCGCCCGAGAAACCGCTGATCTTCCAGCGCGGCAACTATATTACCACTTTGGTGGGTGGCAAACCCATCGAACTGATGGGTGACGACATGGCCTCCACACAAACCCCTCCCGGACATGTAACCAAAACACTGATTAAGGAAAATACCCACATCGATTTGAGAGATCGACTGTCGCACATGTACTCCATGCCCTCCAAGTCGCTGTCCGCCTCGAAGATCTCGATTAATAGCGATTCCGCCTATATGCAGCACCATCGGCGTGAGAAGGAGCGCCATCGGGATCGCCAGCACCGGGAACGCCCCAGAGATCCTctccagcaacagcaacaactgcatCGCGAACATCTCATgagcacacacgcacgcagTGTGGAGCACCTGAATCATTACAATGG ACTGGATCGTCGCCGTGACACGCCCCGACAAAGTGAGTCGAGCACCCTTCGAGCCCGCCTGCCTAGCGATATGAGGAGTGTAAAATCCCTGGATTTCGATAGCGAAAACGAATCGAAGCCTGCGACTGAGACGCGTACCACTAGACCCACTCCCCCCAAGAAACCCCTCCGACTGTCGCTGCAACGAGCCCAAAGTCTGCAGACCGTGGAGCTGCACCCCTGTGCGGATATCGAACGAAAGCGGCCCATGAAGAGGGTtcaccacaacaacaacaacaagggTGGAGGATCGCCGACTGGAGAGGGCCAGACCATGCTCATCGAGAACTGCAGTCCCATGCACACGGCCTCCCTCGGCAGACACAAGCTCATCTAG
- the LOC117136703 gene encoding persulfide dioxygenase ETHE1, mitochondrial, which yields MRIVGSSMLSALKRLSTNQPPTLVSNIRSLSSFGTMSLPERQPFSPDFFFRQLFDGESSTYSYLLADLKNGQAVIIDPVLEQAKRDAQLVKDLGFELKYAINTHMHADHITGSGWLRKLTGCQSVIAAASGAKADRHLKEGDRIDFGTHVIDALSTPGHTNGCMTYVIKDQGCVFTGDTLLIRGCGRTDFQEGCPRNLYENVHSKIFTLPENFRIYPAHDYKGQMESSVWEEKRYNPRLTKDIDEFVKIMENLNLPYPKKIDASLPANRECGVYDIPKE from the exons ATGAGAATAGTTGGATCCAGTATGCTGTCAGCCCTCAAGCGGCTATCAACGAACCAGCCCCCCACCTTGGTCAGTAACATCCGGTCCCTGAGCTCTTTCGGAACCATGAGCCTGCCGGAGCGCCAGCCCTTTTCTCCAGACTTCTTCTTCCGTCAA CTTTTTGACGGAGAAAGCAGCACCTATAGTTACCTTCTGGCAGATCTGAAGAATGGGCAGGCCGTGATCATTGATCCCGTTTTGGAGCAGGCGAAACGAGATGCCCAGCTGGTCAAGGATCTGGGCTTCGAGTTGAAGTATGCCA TcaacacacacatgcatgcGGATCACATAACGGGCAGTGGCTGGTTGAGGAAGCTAACTGGGTGTCAATCTGTGATTGCTGCCGCCAGTGGAGCCAAGGCGGATCGTCACCTGAAGGAGGGAGATCGCATAGATTTCGGCACCCATGTGATTGATGCTCTGTCCACTCCGGGACACACAAATGGCTGCATGACCTATGTGATCAAGGATCAGGGTTGTGTCTTCACCGGAGATACTCTCCTGATCCGAGGCTGTGGACGCACCGATTTCCAGGAAGGCTGCCCACGTAATCTCTACGAGAATGTGCACAGCAAGATCTTCACTCTCCCGGAGAACTTCCGCATATATCCGGCGCACGACTATAA AGGTCAAATGGAAAGCAGTGTGTGGGAGGAGAAGCGTTATAACCCCAGACTGACTAAGGATATTGACGAGTTTGTCAAAATCATGGAAAACCTTAATTTACCATATCCCAAGAAAATAG ATGCCTCGCTGCCCGCCAATCGAGAGTGCGGAGTGTACGATATACCCAAGGAATAA